From a region of the Oryza sativa Japonica Group chromosome 6, ASM3414082v1 genome:
- the LOC4340496 gene encoding mediator of RNA polymerase II transcription subunit 6: protein MSGTPLPPPAQPPPPPGAAGPDGAAALPPPPGTDMTGICFRDQLWLNTYPLDRNLVFDYFALSPFYDLTCNNESLRSRQIHPLDMSHLTKMTGMEYVLSDVMEPHLFVIRKQRRESPEKSNAMLAYYILDGSIYQAPQLCSVFASRISRAMHHISKAFTTACSKLEKIGHVETEPDTAASESKTQKEAIDLKELKRVDHILMSLQRKLQPAPPPPPFPEGYVPSEQEKASDDLLASEALPPQVDPIIDQGPAKRPRFQ, encoded by the exons ATGTCGGGGACGCCTCTTCCCCCaccggcgcagccgccgccgccgccgggggccgCCGGGCccgatggcgcggcggcgctcccGCCCCCGCCGGGCACGGACATGACCGGGATCTGCTTCCGCGACCAGCTCTGGCTCAACACCTACCCGCTCGACCGCAACCTCGTCTTCGACTACTTCGCGCTCTCCCCCTTCTACGACCTCACCTGCAACAACGAGTCCCTCCGCTCGCGCCAAATCCACCCCCTCGACATGTCCCACCTCAC GAAGATGACGGGGATGGAGTACGTGCTCAGCGACGTGATGGAGCCGCACCTGTTCGTGATCCGGAAGCAGAGGCGGGAGAGCCCCGAGAAGTCCAACGCCATGCTCGCCTACTACATCCTCGATGGCTCCATCTACCAGGCGCCCCAGCTCTGCAGCGTCTTCGCGTCCCGCATC AGTAGGGCTATGCATCACATCTCAAAAGCTTTTACTACGGCATGTTCAAAGTTGGAGAAAATTGGGCATG TGGAAACAGAGCCTGACACAGCAGCTTCTGAATCAAAGACGCAGAAGGAAGCAATTGATTTGAAGGAGTTGAAGCGGGTCGACCATATCCTAATGTCGTTGCAAAGGAAG CTGCAACCtgctcctccccctccacctTTTCCAGAGGGCTATGTACCATCAGAACAAGAGAAAGCATCAGATGATCTGTTGGCCTCAGAGGCACTGCCTCCCCAGGTTGATCCTATCATTGATCAAGGCCCTGCAAAAAGGCCTAGATTCCAATGA